The following nucleotide sequence is from Malania oleifera isolate guangnan ecotype guangnan chromosome 4, ASM2987363v1, whole genome shotgun sequence.
TAAGCACCAGAAACATGCTCAGCATCAGTTCTGTTTGGCATTGAAGCTGCAGGACAATTTTCACCATTCTGATCACATGGGCTACTACAGTTTCCTGTTTCCATTGTAGTCCTAGAATTGGGAACACTTACTATTGATCTTTCTAGATTGTAATCAATCACACTTACATTTCCCACGGCTGTCTCTTTTCTAGATGACGTAGAGCTTAAATGAATCTCCAAATCCAGctcattttccttttcaagaGGGTTAAATAGTTTATCACTTGCAGCCAGCTGGTCACTGTTAGTCTGTAGCATAGATGGAACAGTGTCTGAAGGATTCCCCATTTCAGCAGCTTCACCTCTAAATGATTCCAAGTTGACAGAAAGCTGGGCAGAAGGTACTCCAGATACTGAGGTACCATTTATATCATTTGTTCTTTGCAGCAAGGGATGGAAGTCAATACCGCCCAATGCCGAACCAGACCTCTTCGACTTCAAAGATTTATTTAAGTAATTAACAGCAGGATTTGCTCGGCGAGAAATATGAGAGAGGCTCAGATTCAATAAAGGCTGATTTCCTGAGGTGAAATTGAATGAAGCAGGTACACCAGTACAGCAGTTTAATGGGTAATATGGCAAACATCCATTTTCAGGAGCCTGGAACAGTAGAGGATGCATCTGAAGATCTGAGTACGAGCCTCTTTGTTCTCTTGCACATTTATATCCTTGCAGATGATTTGCAATATCATGTTTTGGGACATTAATTGCAGTCTGTCTAGCTTTTATTGAATGGCTGTTTCCAGACTCTGTGGCATGAGAAAATTTAGGAACTACACTTTCCATTCCACCACCACTATTACCACCAGAAGCAGAAGTCTTAGTAGTTGCTCCACTCTGGGAGTTTTTTAAAGCTGAGTGAGAGAGGTGAGAGATGATCGAGACAGATGGTTGCGAAGATCTACCGGCGCAAGCCTGCGCTAAGTTGCACTAGGGTGATGCACGATTAGTTCACAACTCGATATAAGGCCGCAAACAAAATTGAGATTTGGAGGATCTTGGAGTTAAATCAGAAACTGAACTATTTTGCTCCATCGTGTAGGAAGCACAATGTGTAACATGAGTTAAAGGAGATGCAGCATGCAGATGATGGGAGTTCATACCATTTAAAAACTTCTGCGCATAACCATTTTGAGGTTGAGATTCTTCAGAACAATTATTATTTGTTTGTTCCCCAAGATGAGTATCCTCTTTTGACAATAAACCACTCAATTGAGTTTTATCTTGAAGATTTGAGAAAGGAGACTCAGAGGAAACAATACAGGAGGTACTTGGCCTCCAATCTGCCAAAAATGCTTCATGCACATAAGCTTCATCTTCGTTGTCAATGTTATCCCCTCCACAGTTATTTTCCCCGCCATCATTCTCAACCTGATTGTCCTGCAGTCATACAAAATCATGCCAGCATTAGATCAACATCCATGAAAAGGAATCCTTGCCAACAAGCCAAGAGTGAGCTTAATCGTGAACAAGGGCCACATGTCAAACCAAGCACTATGTCACTTTTGTGGAAGTTTGGCACAGGTTGGAGCTTAGTTTGTGCAATTAAAGAACAAAATTTGTGAATCTTATTATAGAATGCCGCCAACCCCAACTAGTGGAACTTAAGGCAtgtgtttttgttgttgttgttgtatagctACAGACCTCTTTCCTGCTTCCAGAGTGTCCTACATGCACAAAATGAACTGGCTGGATTTTCAACGGAAAAAAGATCGGAAGCACTGCGACAGATTCTGCGTCCTGAAGAGCTGTAGATCTGTGAAGCTTGTGTTATGATCCCCTGTTATCAACGGAATATCGGTTATAGACAGATTATTCTAGGTTGCAGGTAGTTCTGTTTGGGTCTCTGTTTCTAGTTTTGCAGGCAT
It contains:
- the LOC131152797 gene encoding uncharacterized protein LOC131152797, coding for MESVVPKFSHATESGNSHSIKARQTAINVPKHDIANHLQGYKCAREQRGSYSDLQMHPLLFQAPENGCLPYYPLNCCTGVPASFNFTSGNQPLLNLSLSHISRRANPAVNYLNKSLKSKRSGSALGGIDFHPLLQRTNDINGTSVSGVPSAQLSVNLESFRGEAAEMGNPSDTVPSMLQTNSDQLAASDKLFNPLEKENELDLEIHLSSTSSRKETAVGNVSVIDYNLERSIVSVPNSRTTMETGNCSSPCDQNGENCPAASMPNRTDAEHVSGAYGTSMPSNDISEYCIDNINDQSLPEIVMEQEELSDSDDEVGENVEFECEEMADSEGAEGSDSEQMANIQNKEASNVAVEKVVADADVDDQQAEPIIRGNHENNDSLPLDCVDESKHVESRNGKSLAGKNAASSRPKRSCRKITRSAQNVSRQQHPVYTPKHLAPASLSTTPLRKPRKCARRTEAILS